The DNA sequence AACTTGTCGAGTAACGGCGGTAACGCAGCGATAATTTCTGGACAAATGTACGGGTTCGTAAAATTGGCGGTGCCGACTGCGATTGCCGATGCACCGGCGAGGAAAAATTCAATCACATCTTCCGCCGACGTAATGCCCCCCATGCCGATGATCGGCAAATCGACGGCCTGGCTCACATCCCAAATCATCCGAAGCGCCACTGGTTTAATCGCCGGACCGGACAGACCCCCCCGTTCATTCGCCAGAATCGGACGCCGCGTGTTTAAGTCGAGACGCATGCCGAGCAACGTGTTAACCATGCTTAGTCCATCGGCACCCGCAGCGGCGACGGCGCGGGCGACGGCGACGATATCGGCAGCGTGCGGCGTCAATTTGACGAACACGGGCACGCGACTGACACGTTTGACAGCTTGTGTCACTTCGGCAGCTAATTGCGGATCGGCCCCGAAAGCCACCCCGCCACAGGCGACGTTCGGACAGGAGATGTTTAGCTCCAAGGCCGCGACGTGCGGACTCGCGCTCACTTGCGCGGCTACTTGTTCGTAATCTTCCACCGTATTGCCAGCAATATTGGCAAAGATCGGTACTCCAAACTGATCGAGCCACGGGAGTTCAGTCGCACATACTTCGTCGACGCCCGGGTTTTGCAACCCGATCGCATTGAGCATACCTGCCGGCGTTTCTGCCACCCGCGGCGTCGGATTGCCGCGGCGCGGCTCAGGTGTGGTCGCCTTGATCGCGATCGCGCCTAACTGGCGCAGATCGTAAAACTGACTGTACTCTCGCCCGAACCCAAAACAGCCGGATGCGGGCATGACCGGATTGTTTAACGTTAGCGAACCGAGACGTACCTCGAGACGTTCACTCACAAAACCACCTCCCGAAACGGAAAAACAGGGCCGTCACTACAAATTTTCACTTGCGTTAGTTGGGTCTCTCGCTCACAAAGCCGGGGCTCTTGCGTGCGCAGTTGGCAGACGCAAGCAAGACAAGCGCCTACGCCGCACCCCATCCGCTCTTCGAGCGAGACGTATCCGTCGAGCGCTGTCTTCGCAAACAACTGTTGTAACGCGCGTAGCATCGGCAAGGGCCCGCAGGCGTAAAACACATCCCACGGATACGGGCTCTCGATCAAGTCTGTGACGCGGCCGCGCGTGCCGAGGGTGCCGTCGTCTGTCGCGACGGCAACCGACCCAAACGCCCGAAATTCGTCGACGTAAAACGCAGCTTCGCGTGAGGCAAAACCGAGGATACTGTCGACGACTGCGCCGCGCGCATGTAAGTCGCGCGCCAACCCGTACAGCGGCGGCACACCGACTCCCCCTCCGACGAGAAGCGCCCGTTTAACCGTCGGCGCCGCCGTCAGTGGAAAGCCGTTGCCGAGCGGTCCGAGCACGTCTAGTGTGTCGCCGCGGCGACGGGAAGCTAGCCACGTCGTCCCTTTTCCAGCGGCGCGGTAAATGAGTGTAACTGTCTGTTCACGGGCGTCCTGTACAGCTATACTGATCGGTCGGCGCAGCGTGAGTTCCCATCCACTACCGCATCGAATGTGGTAGAACTGTCCCGGAGCTTGCCCGTGTGCCACCTCAGGGTCGTGGCAGTCGATTTGGTAAATGTCGCTTGCGATGCGCCTATTTTGTAATACGGTGAGCTCTTTTTTCACCATCTTTGTGGCCATCTTTGTGACACCCTTCCTTTTTGCCGTTACTCTTTTCTTCGCGTGAGTTTAGCGCGCTAGTGGCTCGGCCGTAAACGTCACTTCCTCTAACGTGATGAGCAGCCCCGCTAACGTGTCGAGCGAGGTTAAACACGGCACGCCGTTTTCGACCGCGCCGCGCCGAATGCGGAAGCCGTCCCGCTGTGGCTCGCGCCCGCGCGTCCACGTATTGACGACCATATCGACCGCGCCTTGACGAATAAGCTGTAAAATG is a window from the Numidum massiliense genome containing:
- a CDS encoding dihydroorotate dehydrogenase — encoded protein: MSERLEVRLGSLTLNNPVMPASGCFGFGREYSQFYDLRQLGAIAIKATTPEPRRGNPTPRVAETPAGMLNAIGLQNPGVDEVCATELPWLDQFGVPIFANIAGNTVEDYEQVAAQVSASPHVAALELNISCPNVACGGVAFGADPQLAAEVTQAVKRVSRVPVFVKLTPHAADIVAVARAVAAAGADGLSMVNTLLGMRLDLNTRRPILANERGGLSGPAIKPVALRMIWDVSQAVDLPIIGMGGITSAEDVIEFFLAGASAIAVGTANFTNPYICPEIIAALPPLLDKLHVERIAELTGAGWKK
- a CDS encoding dihydroorotate dehydrogenase electron transfer subunit, translated to MATKMVKKELTVLQNRRIASDIYQIDCHDPEVAHGQAPGQFYHIRCGSGWELTLRRPISIAVQDAREQTVTLIYRAAGKGTTWLASRRRGDTLDVLGPLGNGFPLTAAPTVKRALLVGGGVGVPPLYGLARDLHARGAVVDSILGFASREAAFYVDEFRAFGSVAVATDDGTLGTRGRVTDLIESPYPWDVFYACGPLPMLRALQQLFAKTALDGYVSLEERMGCGVGACLACVCQLRTQEPRLCERETQLTQVKICSDGPVFPFREVVL